A DNA window from Massilia putida contains the following coding sequences:
- a CDS encoding SDR family NAD(P)-dependent oxidoreductase yields the protein MSDTKQPVWFIADATTGLAAALAEAVLASGQHAVLAARLPSRLQALVDRHPGRALALALDVTDTAAIDMAVACAERQWGRIDVLAMSAAQRYAGAIEEGENGAMRALFDENVFGPINLARRVLPGMRARRAGHIVMLTCASVQAPAFEGFGHAARSALEALAEALFYEVEPLGIGVTLVDPGSGDGDMAAPRASGIADYDGLAGRAVRASGAAQVDTARAAQAIMQAVAAGRGPLRLVLGRAALQRAYDRLRVLKVGFDAWAHLAASADVPAPGRPVQPPPGGRPRRGVRSRV from the coding sequence ATGTCCGATACGAAGCAACCCGTCTGGTTCATCGCCGATGCCACGACCGGCCTGGCGGCCGCGCTGGCCGAGGCCGTGCTGGCGTCCGGCCAGCATGCCGTGCTCGCGGCGCGGCTGCCTTCGCGGCTGCAGGCCCTCGTCGACCGCCACCCGGGACGCGCGCTCGCGCTGGCGCTGGACGTGACGGACACCGCCGCCATCGATATGGCCGTCGCTTGCGCCGAGCGGCAGTGGGGCCGCATCGACGTGCTGGCCATGAGCGCAGCGCAGCGCTATGCGGGCGCGATCGAGGAGGGCGAGAACGGGGCCATGCGCGCGCTGTTCGACGAGAACGTGTTCGGCCCGATCAACCTGGCGCGCCGCGTCCTGCCCGGCATGCGCGCGCGCCGCGCCGGCCACATCGTGATGCTGACCTGCGCCTCGGTGCAGGCGCCCGCGTTCGAGGGCTTCGGCCATGCCGCGCGCTCCGCGCTGGAAGCGCTCGCGGAAGCCTTGTTCTATGAGGTGGAACCGCTCGGCATCGGCGTCACGCTCGTCGATCCGGGCAGCGGCGACGGCGACATGGCCGCGCCGCGCGCCAGCGGCATTGCCGATTACGACGGCCTGGCCGGCCGCGCGGTGCGCGCGAGCGGCGCGGCCCAGGTGGACACGGCGCGCGCCGCCCAGGCCATCATGCAGGCCGTTGCCGCCGGCCGGGGTCCGCTGCGCCTCGTGCTGGGACGGGCGGCGCTGCAGCGCGCCTACGACCGGCTGCGCGTGCTGAAGGTAGGGTTCGATGCCTGGGCTCATCTCGCCGCGTCGGCCGACGTGCCGGCACCGGGCCGTCCGGTCCAGCCACCGCCGGGCGGCCGGCCTCGGCGCGGGGTGCGCTCACGCGTTTGA